The Paenibacillus sp. RC334 nucleotide sequence AGAGCCGTTGGAGGCTCCTTCTCCTTCCAGGAAGAAGGCTGTCGCCCTTAAATATACGCCCGGTGAGAGCGAAGCCCCAATCGTCGTTGCCAAAGGAAGCGGTCGTATTGCGGATAGCATTTTGGAAAAAGCCAAAGAGCACGGCGTTCCCGTTCAAGAGGATGCCGCACTGGTTGAGGTATTGTCCAAGCTTGACTTGGATGAACAAATTCCTGCTGAGCTATATCAATTGGTGGCAGAGGTGCTCACCTATATATATCAAATGGATAAGCTTGCTCCAAGGGATGATAGCTGATGAGGAACGATATGAGGACCGGAAGCAAGGATCAACGAAAAGCCAAAGGAGCTTTGGGTGAACAGGCGGCGGCTTCGTTTTTGGAAAATCTGGGGTATCGTATCATAGAGCGTAACTGGCGATGTCGTAGTGGTGAAATGGATCTGATTGCCTCCCGGGAGGATATTCTCGTGTTTATTGAAGTACGCAGCCGAAGTAGCTCCAATTATGGAACGCCCGCAGAATCAATCACTGCACGTAAAATAACCCAGGTTCGCCAGACAGCTGCTGTTTATTTGCATATGAACGGGATT carries:
- a CDS encoding EscU/YscU/HrcU family type III secretion system export apparatus switch protein; amino-acid sequence: MKEPLEAPSPSRKKAVALKYTPGESEAPIVVAKGSGRIADSILEKAKEHGVPVQEDAALVEVLSKLDLDEQIPAELYQLVAEVLTYIYQMDKLAPRDDS
- a CDS encoding YraN family protein — translated: MRNDMRTGSKDQRKAKGALGEQAAASFLENLGYRIIERNWRCRSGEMDLIASREDILVFIEVRSRSSSNYGTPAESITARKITQVRQTAAVYLHMNGIGDVPIRFDMISVRLIDETAVVTEHIIEAF